From the genome of Oncorhynchus masou masou isolate Uvic2021 chromosome 15, UVic_Omas_1.1, whole genome shotgun sequence:
AGTCCTACAATCTGAAGGGGTTTCTTTGTGTAGACTGTGGGAGAGTGGATAATAAAGCCAGTgtttttttctgtttgttttgttattttctcCCAGATATGTTCTGATGTCATCGCGTTAAGGAGGGTCAACATCtttaaagggaagagagagaggaagggagagaacagACAAGTCAACAACTTTAGTGCCCAGCACCTTCTGTCAGTCACAAAACTTAAGTCCTCTGAGCAAACAAGAAGACCAAGCAATTATTTTTCATCAACAGGAAATCAAtcgatatttacatttacatttaagtcatttagcagacgctcttatccagagcgacttacaaattgatatGTAAAAtcttaataaaaaaatatatatatattttctaatGCTCCCTCTCATTGAAGCCACAAAGTTCAAGGCCGACCACGGTATTGCAGGCATTGTTTGCAGAAAACAGGGTCCCCCATTCTAGTGAAGGGGAAAATGGCAATCTTTGTCGTCAATCCTTGTGTAAATAAATACACATTTTGTAGACAATCATGGAACTAATAATTGCTTCTAATACACCAGATGTATGTCCTAGGACATACAGAAGAAGCTATAAGGATAATGTTTTATAGTAgctaatggcagcctgcagtaccccggtcGGCCTTGAACTTCAGATACTCAATGAACGATACACTGAACGAGCCTGCAACatcacttcctggagtagctcaaactgcgCATGTTATCTCAACCACACGAGACACCATCCTAACTGGCTTTCGTGTCTTCAAATGTCTATTGAGTCTTCACACGTGATCAATGGTTTTGTTCattcatatatacagtcattggtcATTGGCCATTGGTCAGGCATTTCACTAAAAGCTAGAGAATAGAAATAAAGCCAAAAGAACATAGACGGAAAGGACAGCGAGGAGGAGGAATATTCACCCTGAAGGTTGTTGGAGTGTTCACATCTGTGTGTTTCTCCTCCGCCGGCCAAAAGCCTTAGAGCCGACGTTAGTGGGGACAAAGTCACTGTTACCCATGCCCCCCGACCGGCTCAGGAAGTCTGCTAGGCGGTGAGTCACGCAGGTGGCTGTGTTACAGGCTCGCTTCTGTGTTGTAATGCTGCTTCAGGAATGGAGACAGGGTTAATGGTGGGCCCTGCTCTGCACCTCGTACACATACAATACATGTGTTCACACTCATGACAGACACTCACAAACATACACATATTCAAGCACACACAGATGGCCTACACAAGTGCACtattacagacacaaacacacacacacaataaaagtAAACAGAGGATTAATATAGTCTCTGGAAATGTTCGATCATTAGAATGGTTCAGTTGGTCATAATTCTTACCTTGAGACTTGGTGAGGGTTTTAGAGACAGTTCAAGGATATTGGGAACTGCTATTATTAACTATGATTTATTCTATACTGCAATTCAAAAAATATTGAATGCAGTTGTTGGAAGAGTCAAAGTTCCataaaataaataagtaccaacattACATTTCTTaagaataaaataaataagtCCTAACATTACATTTCTTAAGAATAAAATAAGTCCTAACATTACATTTCTTaagaataaaataaataagtCCTAACATTGCATTTCTTaagaataaaataaataagtCCTAACATTACATTTCTTaagaataaaataaataagtCCTAACATTACATTTCTTAAGAATAAAAGGTAAAAGTCTTCCTGGTATAAAAATAGGTTTATTGAAGAAGAAACATGTTACCGCATAAAGAAACCATTTATTATAGTTGAATATTACGTATGTTATCTCTCATGAATTTGGAGATTTGAGGAATTTGTAACGCAATCAAATTATATGAATATACActcataaaaaaaaaacatcgaTACATTTCGAGTCATTCTTTTGAATAATTGTCATTTTTAGATAAGTTCTCATTTCGATTGTCTAAACAGATACAACGTCCTTCTCTGCCGAAAGGGGGATGGAATTATCAAAAGAAGAAGGAAAAAAATCACGGGGGCGTTGCGAAGGGAAATCCGTTCTCATGTCAAGCAGGCAAAATCCACATGCACGGAGATTTAAAACCAGGAGGACATTCAAATTAAAAGTGAAAAAGAGTGGGAACAGGAGGAAGGGTTAGATGCTATCAAGTGTCTCCCCGTAGCTTGCATAGCGTTCGCTCTCGGGCGCGCTGCGTTTCTTGCCAGGCGTGCCCGCGCCCACGTCTGTGCGGGGGAACGTTTGTAATTTGTGCAGGTCCTGGGACAGTTTGCCCAGCATGCAGGTGCTGAGGTTGGAGCAGCGCTTGGTTAGGGGTCTTTCAATGCTGTCAGAGGGGAGAGACAAACATGCAGAAAACAGGCTCATAGTAGTGGGATCCATGCAGGTTTctctctccaacacacacacacacacacactttctcatgTTTGTACTGTTTCATCCCCCTTTAATTCATGCATGTCTCATACACAATGCATTGTCAGACGTGCTGTCATAGGCAAGAAATTAACATTTCCAAAATATCATGCTTCAACCCCCATGCTCCAACTTGATTGTATCTTCACACCCACCCTCATGTCACCCCAAACAGAACAGAACGGGTAGCTTCCTGTTGTCATGCAACTCTTTCCATCTCCACTAATTGAGACCATGCACTTATCCATCCAGTTGGGCATAATATAATATCTGCCGCAGGCAAACACACTGTTAACATTCATCCATTCAAATAACTGAATGTCAAACTTATCCATGTGGGAGGGTTACGACAGAGAATCAGTTGGGAGGGATTAGAATCTGGACCTCTGTCCTTGAGATGGAGTTAGTAACATTTCCTCTGAGCACATACCTCCAAATGGATTAAATCAAACGGCAGGTGGCTTGAAGACGTCTCTCCACACAGGTAATATAAAAGTAGCTCTGACCATCAATTCTGAGCATCATGTTTAATTCATCATCAGTCCATTAATTGGTAGCTAAGAGGCAAACTCAGGCTGTTAGAAATGCAGGAAGAAAAAGCAGTTGTCTGTACCTATTGCCTTCAGTCACTTGCTGCTCCAGCTCTTCAGTTGTCATCTGCA
Proteins encoded in this window:
- the LOC135555161 gene encoding calcitonin-1-like; this encodes MVMLKISAFLVALVICQMYSSQAAPARTGIESMTDQVTLTDYEARRLLNAIVKEFVQMTTEELEQQVTEGNSIERPLTKRCSNLSTCMLGKLSQDLHKLQTFPRTDVGAGTPGKKRSAPESERYASYGETLDSI